TAAAGAAGCAGTGAAAGGAAAGAAGAacgttgttgttgatgatgatgatgaagaagaagaagtatatGGTCTTGGAAAGCCGcagaaagaagaggaagaggtagATGAAGCTACGGTGAAAGAGATGAGAAAGCAAGAGGAGATTGCTAAAGCCAAGCTAGCCATGGAAAGGAAAAAGAAGCTGGCAGAGAAAGCCGCTGCTAAAGCTGCCATAAGAGCTCAAAAGGAAGCTGAGAAGAAAGAACAAAAGGTATCATATCAAATGCTCTTTGCCTTCTCTCTTTTCCATTCtaatattcttcttttttttgtgtgttgcaGGAGCGAGAGAAGGCGGCCAAGAAGAAGACAGGAGGCAGCAACGCATACGAGGCCATCTCTGAGGAAGTTCCAGAAGCTTCTGAGGCTGAGAAGGAGGAGACTGAAGCTCCAGTGGAGGAGAAACCAAAGAAGGAAAAGAAAGTCTTGAAGGAGAAACCAATAAGAAACAGGATCCGCAATAGAGGAGGACCAGAAACACTCCCGAGACCAATGCTCAAGCGTAAGAAGCAGACTAACTACATGGTTTGGGCCGCTCCAGCTGCTGTTGTGGTACTAATGCTTCTTGTCTTGGGTTACTACTACGTTCTCTAGATCAAGGGAAGCTGCGTTTGCTGTAGTTTGGGATCTTCTTAAAGCTTTCTTTTGAGGATGAGACTCTTTAAAACTTATGTCTCATTTACATACTGAGTAGAGACTCTTCCCTTTTAAAATACTTCTTTACATTTCACTCTCTTtgttgttttctcttcttttgttgagGCTTTTAACTTTGAAGTAAGAAAACTCTTTTTGTTACATCTTATAGCTGTGAGATAGTGTTCTTCTCGAGTTTTGATAtatttcttttgtctttttactGTGATAACAAATACCAAAAGATGAGATTATTAGTACGAGATCAACTCGAGCTTTCTTCTCGTTCCACCTTTGGAGAGTTTGCTTTACAAACTGACACGCTTGATCATAGTCCAGACAAGAACTAGTCTTTGCTTGAGGACACTTGGGAAGTGTAGTGAGAAGCCACCTGTTTCTCTCTCGACACTAACTCCATTCTCAGgctcatatatataatagagaGGGAGAGGGACTCAAATATTGATCTCAATGGCGGCTAAGTATTTAGCAAAGAGAATAACCATAAACATACACAGGACTGCTCCATCTTCTGCTAATAGAGGAATCATTACCATCACAGCCCTAGATACTTCTCATCCAACGTAAGTTCTTTTTGCTTCTAAGATGGATTGATGCGTATAAGAAGATTAAATAAAGAATCAATGAAGTTTTCATATTGTGATATCACTTGGTTCTTCCAAAACATTTACAGGGAAAGGACGGAGGAGAGAAGTCAAAGGGAGAGGGAATGGGGACAACTACAGATGGCAAGGCTCCGAATGTGACGATGAGTCATGCGGCTGACACATCCAAAGATGGGTTGAAACGAGCAGTAGATGTAGCAAACGAGGAGAGTGGAGATGCTAGCAAGCGGAAGAGTGGAGAGAATAGTGAAGGAAGTGAAGAGGATGTAGCTGTGGGTGATGATGGAACTGTTGAAGGCCAAAACCAGTCATCAGGATGAGAATATTACCAGAGATAAATGTTATGACATATATCAACTTATGTAGTAACCGTGGGGAGATGTAAGGAGAAACTGTACCTGTGTTGGGGTATATTCTCACCAGGCATATAGAGTATAACTTGTTTAATCCTTATATCTAGCAGTTCAAATACGTTTTacatttcttaatctatgtgttTAGCCAAGTACTCGCGAGTTGGAGATATATTCAATTTGTCTAATATATTAGTGTGATCCATTACATAATAAGAACATAATCAAACTCtcgttgaccaaaaaaagaagaagattgaacTCTCATTGAATTCACTAGAGGCGGGCACAACACAGTACATGTGCATTGACAATACGACAGAAATAAACATATAAGGTTTTGGTCGATTTTTAGATTTCATTAGTCATGACACCTTCAAATCTCTGTCACGTCCTTATTTATCCGGAGGATAGCTTTATGCTTCAAGCCTTCACCATGCTTCTATGTCCGGTCCAGCCACAAACACAATGAATCTCAACAGATAACAAAACTTGCATAGCTTAAAATGTTCTCACCAGATCATGTGTGAAAGCACTTACAGGGAATCACTgttcaaatatgttttctgtTTGCAAAATGATATGATATCCTTGCCCCTAGTATACTCTTCAAAGATTTAATGAAATTTAGAGAAATAAACCAGAGATCAAGCACCTTAAATTGAATAGGGAGCTATACTCTTTAAAGATTTAAAGACAAATCAACCAAGAAATAATGTTCAGTTGCAGTAGAAATGATAATAGTCTCATCTTCCCTCTATTTatggctgctgctgctgctgcttgtactcttcttcttcagtaaATTTCCAAACTTCCGGAGCaaaggtttcttcttcttctgctctaGTTCCTTTGAGTGCAGACTCCCAGAATATTCTATATGTTCAGCTGAAGACAAGCCATTGCTTAACTGATCAAAGTTCTCACTGCCTTCTGCTTTtgattcctcttcctcttcagcaAACTCGTGATCTGACTCTCTCTCTGAAGACGCTTCTCTCTTTTCTATATGGTAGCCTTCCCCTTCAATTGAGTCTTTATCTTTCTCTCCTTCATCTTTGTGAGCTAACAAATGGACTGGTGTCTCACCATTCAAATGGTTATCAATGGCTTCCACTGGACTTTCTTGTACCTTTTGTTCTCCTGTACTGTGCTTGCCGTTTTCATCtggtttctcttctttttctagCAACTTCGATAACTCTTCGATCTTCTTAACCGCGGAAGCCTCCCTGGCCTTCAGCTCAACGTTATCATGAATCACAGCCTGCAGCTCGGTTTCTTTGTCAAGCAGGATTGACAACTCCTCTATCTTCTTTGCCTTTGAAGCTTCCTGCACTCTAAGCTCTTCATTTTCTTGATGAAGTCTTTGAAACTCATTTTCCTTCTCAAGCCAACTCTGCTCGAGATGTAGCAGCTCATCAATCTTCTTTAAAGATGCATCCTCTTTGGCCTTAAGCTCCTCGTTCTCATGGAAAACACCCTGCAGCTCGTTCTCTTTATCAAGTAAACTCTGTTTAAGGTTTGTCAACTCTTCAATCTTCTGAACCAATGATGCAGCATTGGCCTTTAGCTCTTCATTCTCAATTACTGCAGTCTTGAGCTCgttttctttatcaatcaaactttgttTAAGATCAGACAACTCCTCTATTGTTTTAAGCGATGAAGCCTCTTTGGATTTGAGCTCCTCGTTTTCGCAAAGGACATCGTGTAACTCGCTCTCTTTCACGAGCAAGGTTTTGTTTAGATTTGATAACTCTTCAATCTTCTTTTGGGATAGAGAGTCCTTGGCTTTAAGGTCCTCAATCTCACGGACCATTCTGTCAAGCTCATTTTCTTTATCAAGAAGAGACTCTTGCAGCTTAGCTAACTCTTCAATCTTCTTGAGGTATGCAGCCTCTCTTTCTCTAAGCTCTTCGTTTTCTTGAGTGGAAATGTGGAGTTTGATTTCTCTGGCAGCAACGTTGTCAGATACTTTTGACAACTCTTCAAGCTTCTTATGGTAAGAAGACTCCCTTTCTCTTAACTCTTCATTCTCCTTAACAGCTGACTGTAGTTTGGCTTCTTTCTCAGCTAATATCTCATTTGGCAATGACAACTCCTCGATCTTCTTGATGTATACAGCCTCCCTTTCTTCGAGCCCCGCGATTTCTTCAATGGTGCTCTGCAGTTTGGTTTCTTTGTCAGCCAAACTCACATTCACTGCTGACAGCTCTTCAATCTTCTTCAGATGAGCAATCTCTGTTCTTTTAAGCTCCTCAGCTTCTTGAACAATGGTCAATAGTTTGGTTTCTTTGTCAACCAAACTCTCATTTACTGCTGACAACTCTTCAATCTTCTTCAGACAAGCAATCTCTGTCCTTTTAAGCTCATCAGCTTCTTGAACAATGCTTAACAGTTTGGTTTCTTTGTCAACCAAACTCACATTCGCTGCTGACAAAGTTGCTGACAACTCCTCAATCTTCTTGAGATAATCAAGCTCCCTCCCTCTGAGCTCCTCCGCTTCTTGAATAATGCTCTGCAGTTTGGTTTCTTTGTCAACCAAGCTCATATTCGCTGCTGACAACTCTTCAATCTTCTTGAGGTAAATAAGCTCCCTCCCTTTGAGCTCCTCAGCTTCTTGAACAACGTTCAACAGTTTGGTTTCTTTGTCAGCCAAGCTCACATTCTCTGCTGACAACTCTTCAATCTTCTTGAGATACTCAAGCTCCCTCCCTCTGAGCTCCTCAGCTTCTTGGACAATGCTCAACAGTTTGGTTTCTTTGTCAAGCAAACTCAAATTCGCTGCTGACAACTCCTCAATCTTCTTGAGATAATCAAGCTCCCTCCCTCTGAGCTCCTCTGCTTCTTGAATAATGCtctgcagttttgtctctttatCCACCAAGCTTTCATTTATCTTTGACAACTCATCTCCGAGCTTTTTGTTGTCTGCAGCAGCGCTCTTAAGTTCGTTTTCTTTCTCCAACAAACTTTCTTTAACTTTCACACTTTCAGCTTTGGCTTCTCCAACTCTTTCCTGCATATCCTTAAGCTCCTCCTCAAGTTCCTCAAGTTTCCTTTTCGTATTGGCTTCTTCCTCTTTTGCTGCCTTCACCTCATCTTCCTTAAGATTAAGCAAACTCTCCACCTTGCTAAGCTCTCCCTGCAGAGAGAACGTTTCATCTTCCGATTTCTTCACACAAGCCATCAAATGGAGTTCTCGCTGCTCCCACTCAGTCTTTGAACCAACAATCTCATCTTGACTCTTTCCTAAACTATTTTTCAGGCTATCGATTTCGTTTCTTGCATCTTCAAGCATTCTTTCATACTTCTCATTAGTCTCTTTAGCAGCCAGCTTCAAACTCTCAATCTGTGTTCCACAATGTTCAACCTCTGCTTGACATGTCAAGAGCCTCTCCTTAGCTTCCCTTGCTTCCACAGATACTTCCTGCAACTCCGAAGTTAAGCTTTCCATAGCTTTCTtggtttcctcttcttccttcctACAGCTCTCCAGCTCTGTCGCAAGCTCCGTCTTTTCATTCAGTAAGTTCTGAATATGTGATGTTGTAGTCTTTTCATTCTCCAAAGCTTCTTCTTGGGCGGTTGCAAGGTCAGCTTTCACTGACTCAACAAGCTTTTCAAGCTTAGAAGTTTCtttgtttaaaaagaaaacttggCGTTGAGACTCCTGAAGATCTGTTTCCTGACTTGCAATCGTTGTTACCATGGACTCAATCTTTTCTTTCAACGCAGCATTGTCCAACTCTGCCTCATGAAGCGCATGACTGTTTTCTCCCAGCTGCTTCATAGCTGAATCTAAAGACTCTGAAGCAGACGTCTTCAACTTATTTGACTCTTCAACTTGTTTTTCAAGTTCATTCTTCAACTCAGCTGCTAAGCTATTAGCACATGATTCAACGATTTTAGCAGCTTCGAGGTCAACGTGGAGCTGCTCAATGCACTCTTCTTGATCCTTCAGCTTATTCTCTAAGATGCTAACATTCTCAAGCTCCCCTCTCAACATCTCAATCTCGGATTTCAGTTTAGACACAACCTCATCTCCTTCAGTAGCCTTCTTCTGTTCCTCAGAACTAACCAATGCCTTTAACTGACTTAACTCAGAAGAAAGAACCTCCACCTTCTCCGCCTGCATCTCAGCGATCTTGGTCGCTTCCTCTGCATGACTCAACGCCTTGTTTTTAGCGTCAGCAGTCATAGCCAACTCTTGTTGAACCCTGTGGAGCTCTTCTGTGGTGGAGAGAAGAGCTGAGATGTCTAAAGCATGCTGGCTTCTTACAGACTCAACCTCTTTCTTCCAAGAGATATCCTTTTCGTTATGAACCGCTTCAATCTCGGA
The window above is part of the Brassica napus cultivar Da-Ae chromosome C8, Da-Ae, whole genome shotgun sequence genome. Proteins encoded here:
- the LOC106414343 gene encoding putative WEB family protein At1g65010, chloroplastic translates to MASRTKTGLMETPRSKPSPPPPRLTKSSVTKSDGSSPSSVTRLSLDRSPQSANSKPTPDRRTARVPTPPEKSQSRLGKGSELQAQLKQIQEDLRKANEQIAVLKKDKAKALGDLKGFEKLNKEANEKFKEALAAAQESSEIEAVHNEKDISWKKEVESVRSQHALDISALLSTTEELHRVQQELAMTADAKNKALSHAEEATKIAEMQAEKVEVLSSELSQLKALVSSEEQKKATEGDEVVSKLKSEIEMLRGELENVSILENKLKDQEECIEQLHVDLEAAKIVESCANSLAAELKNELEKQVEESNKLKTSASESLDSAMKQLGENSHALHEAELDNAALKEKIESMVTTIASQETDLQESQRQVFFLNKETSKLEKLVESVKADLATAQEEALENEKTTTSHIQNLLNEKTELATELESCRKEEEETKKAMESLTSELQEVSVEAREAKERLLTCQAEVEHCGTQIESLKLAAKETNEKYERMLEDARNEIDSLKNSLGKSQDEIVGSKTEWEQRELHLMACVKKSEDETFSLQGELSKVESLLNLKEDEVKAAKEEEANTKRKLEELEEELKDMQERVGEAKAESVKVKESLLEKENELKSAAADNKKLGDELSKINESLVDKETKLQSIIQEAEELRGRELDYLKKIEELSAANLSLLDKETKLLSIVQEAEELRGRELEYLKKIEELSAENVSLADKETKLLNVVQEAEELKGRELIYLKKIEELSAANMSLVDKETKLQSIIQEAEELRGRELDYLKKIEELSATLSAANVSLVDKETKLLSIVQEADELKRTEIACLKKIEELSAVNESLVDKETKLLTIVQEAEELKRTEIAHLKKIEELSAVNVSLADKETKLQSTIEEIAGLEEREAVYIKKIEELSLPNEILAEKEAKLQSAVKENEELRERESSYHKKLEELSKVSDNVAAREIKLHISTQENEELREREAAYLKKIEELAKLQESLLDKENELDRMVREIEDLKAKDSLSQKKIEELSNLNKTLLVKESELHDVLCENEELKSKEASSLKTIEELSDLKQSLIDKENELKTAVIENEELKANAASLVQKIEELTNLKQSLLDKENELQGVFHENEELKAKEDASLKKIDELLHLEQSWLEKENEFQRLHQENEELRVQEASKAKKIEELSILLDKETELQAVIHDNVELKAREASAVKKIEELSKLLEKEEKPDENGKHSTGEQKVQESPVEAIDNHLNGETPVHLLAHKDEGEKDKDSIEGEGYHIEKREASSERESDHEFAEEEEESKAEGSENFDQLSNGLSSAEHIEYSGSLHSKELEQKKKKPLLRKFGNLLKKKSTSSSSSSHK